Proteins encoded together in one Dermacentor variabilis isolate Ectoservices chromosome 2, ASM5094787v1, whole genome shotgun sequence window:
- the LOC142571715 gene encoding uncharacterized protein LOC142571715 isoform X1: MDGGGMRGRGGYSRGMSRGDFTRGRGGPTRGRGGPPGAFRGAPRGGGEFQGHGRGDFTPRGRGDFSRGRGGAGDFSSRGTGEFVPRGRGFTPRGRGGPPTRGDFTPRGRGDFAPRGRGDFAPRGRGDFAPRGRGDFTPRGRGDFAPRGRGDFTPRGRGDFAPRGRGDFNTARGGGFVGGPPVAGGPPMRGGPALRGDAPPGVGHGMLPPRGGMGAGGPPAKRGRWEGPPNTGASYQDNYYNNGASQDYGNTGGYDDGYGQAPVSRSTYQDSYAAPSDMMGNGYQGPGVGVGGNAGGYGEGAGGYNTDYNKPPMERGGGDFRSGGAGYAPPVGGVGGGGGYASSYDDRGYGGRQDGGYGGGRPAADNFSGGGPRSDYASYDSYGGAAYGQSRDSYGGAGHY; the protein is encoded by the exons TGCTTTCCGAGGTGCGCCACGAGGAGGCGGGGAATTCCAAGGGCATGGGCGGGGTGACTTCACACCACGAGGTCGCGGAGATTTCTCACGAGGTCGGGGTGGTGCTGGTGACTTCTCTTCACGAGGCACTGGAGAGTTTGTCCCCCGAGGTCGGGGCTTTACGCCGCGTGGACGTGGGGGGCCTCCCACACGTGGTGACTTCACACCAAGGGGCCGCGGAGACTTTGCACCAAGAGGTCGTGGGGACTTCGCACCAAGGGGCCGCGGGGACTTCGCACCAAGGGGCCGCGGTGACTTCACACCAAGGGGCCGCGGTGACTTCGCACCAAGGGGCCGCGGAGACTTCACACCAAGGGGTCGTGGAGATTTTGCACCCCGTGGAAGGGGTGACTTCAACACTGCGAGGGGAG GTGGCTTTGTGGGAGGACCACCTGTAGCTGGTGGACCACCAATGCGTGGAGGGCCTGCCTTAAGGGGAGATGCCCCACCGGGAGTTGGCCATGGCATGCTACCACCACGTGGTGGCATGGGTGCTGGAGGACCACCTGCTAAGCGGGGTCGCTGGGAGGGACCCCCGAATACAGGCGCTTCCTATCAGGACAACTACTACAACAACGGAGCAAG CCAAGATTATGGAAACACTGGTGGCTATGATGATGGCTATGGACAAGCACCTGTCAGTCGGAGCACCTACCAGGACTCGTATGCAGCACCTTCAGACATGATGGGCAATGGCTATCAGGGTCCCGGAGTTGGAGTAGGTGGCAACGCAGGCGGTTATGGCGAAGGTGCTGGTGGCTACAACACGGATTACAACAAGCCCCCAATGGAGAGGGGAGGTGGTGACTTCAgaagtggtggtgctggctatgCACCCCCCGTTGGTGGCGTCGGTGGCGGTGGCGGCTACGCCAGCAGCTACGACGACAGGGGTTATGGGGGAAGGCAAGATGGTGGCTACGGGGGAGGACGCCCAGCGGCTGACAACTTCAGTGGAG GTGGTCCCCGATCAGACTATGCCTCCTATGACAGCTATGGTGGCGCAGCGTATGGCCAATCTCGGGATAGCTATGGAGGGGCAGGCCACTATTAA
- the LOC142571715 gene encoding uncharacterized protein LOC142571715 isoform X2, which yields MDGGGMRGRGGYSRGMSRGDFTRGRGGPTRGRGGPPGAFRGAPRGGGEFQGHGRGDFTPRGRGDFSRGRGGAGDFSSRGTGEFVPRGRGFTPRGRGGPPTRGDFTPRGRGDFAPRGRGDFAPRGRGDFAPRGRGDFTPRGRGDFAPRGRGDFTPRGRGDFAPRGRGDFNTARGGGFVGGPPVAGGPPMRGGPALRGDAPPGVGHGMLPPRGGMGAGGPPAKRGRWEGPPNTGASYQDNYYNNGASQDYGNTGGYDDGYGQAPVSRSTYQDSYAAPSDMMGNGYQGPGVGVGGNAGGYGEGAGGYNTDYNKPPMERGGGDFRSGGAGYAPPVGGVGGGGGYASSYDDRGYGGRQDGGYGGGRPAADNFSGAFASPSFYGEGTAPVAPQAYGQVFHTTMT from the exons TGCTTTCCGAGGTGCGCCACGAGGAGGCGGGGAATTCCAAGGGCATGGGCGGGGTGACTTCACACCACGAGGTCGCGGAGATTTCTCACGAGGTCGGGGTGGTGCTGGTGACTTCTCTTCACGAGGCACTGGAGAGTTTGTCCCCCGAGGTCGGGGCTTTACGCCGCGTGGACGTGGGGGGCCTCCCACACGTGGTGACTTCACACCAAGGGGCCGCGGAGACTTTGCACCAAGAGGTCGTGGGGACTTCGCACCAAGGGGCCGCGGGGACTTCGCACCAAGGGGCCGCGGTGACTTCACACCAAGGGGCCGCGGTGACTTCGCACCAAGGGGCCGCGGAGACTTCACACCAAGGGGTCGTGGAGATTTTGCACCCCGTGGAAGGGGTGACTTCAACACTGCGAGGGGAG GTGGCTTTGTGGGAGGACCACCTGTAGCTGGTGGACCACCAATGCGTGGAGGGCCTGCCTTAAGGGGAGATGCCCCACCGGGAGTTGGCCATGGCATGCTACCACCACGTGGTGGCATGGGTGCTGGAGGACCACCTGCTAAGCGGGGTCGCTGGGAGGGACCCCCGAATACAGGCGCTTCCTATCAGGACAACTACTACAACAACGGAGCAAG CCAAGATTATGGAAACACTGGTGGCTATGATGATGGCTATGGACAAGCACCTGTCAGTCGGAGCACCTACCAGGACTCGTATGCAGCACCTTCAGACATGATGGGCAATGGCTATCAGGGTCCCGGAGTTGGAGTAGGTGGCAACGCAGGCGGTTATGGCGAAGGTGCTGGTGGCTACAACACGGATTACAACAAGCCCCCAATGGAGAGGGGAGGTGGTGACTTCAgaagtggtggtgctggctatgCACCCCCCGTTGGTGGCGTCGGTGGCGGTGGCGGCTACGCCAGCAGCTACGACGACAGGGGTTATGGGGGAAGGCAAGATGGTGGCTACGGGGGAGGACGCCCAGCGGCTGACAACTTCAGTGGAG CCTTTGCAAGTCCGTCATTCTATGGAGAGGGCACAGCACCAGTGGCTCCACAGGCTTACGGCCAAGTATTTCACACTACCATGACATAA